The Paenibacillus sp. FSL R7-0204 genome includes a region encoding these proteins:
- a CDS encoding methyl-accepting chemotaxis protein, with translation MAKNSKKPKSTQKAKAQKTEASQTTSTTAEKRNYKTVLNGSLRQVKRVNPTKSVGVKLFLIFLSSIVVVVLFLGLLSYNKAKNTIKENVSEANRQTIIQTSEKLDITLKQYESLALQLYFDTQMQANLTELSSAKSSYDKFVATDAISKKLSSQTTTDANIVAISLIPEDPEMGIVSSGSTGLAGDDVRAKEWYKTVVKNSSSYEPYYTSEAKSAQNYWFPTAVEGSGGKNLAMVRTLKNLGSNASYVVMLELKSTLLEEAFKSVQLGDGSRIQLVAPDGIVVASSQPEEDGKATVLNFIKDSKVNNDSTEAKDENGKNILAVYNPMQKADWKLAGVVPTGQLVEAATPILVTTFLAAGAAALLAMVVGFWMVQMIAKPLARLKDLMLEGAEGNLSVRTQYVSKDEIGQLSASFNMMMGKITELVAQTTDTAREVLETAGELGDASRKTAISAKEIAAATEEIAGGAGSLAQEAERGNELTDLIATQMQSVIAANSEMDQAARGVGEASGQGAVQLEALLDQTGRTGEMTSALVDRVNNLKETVYSVIKVLDVMKNITQQTNILSLNATIEAARAGEAGRGFMVVAGEVRQLADQSKQSIALVAGITDKIVAEMDETVAVLSEVAPLFKEQMVSVKSTSEIFVSVKGQMEDFITSLESVTGAIDSLNHSQGVLSDAMGNVSAVAQQSSATSEEVASLSSEQQNVSDHLVALSNKLQGASTQLESKLSLFTIK, from the coding sequence GTGGCGAAAAACAGTAAAAAGCCAAAGAGCACACAAAAGGCTAAGGCCCAGAAGACAGAAGCTTCACAGACAACAAGTACTACGGCAGAGAAGAGAAATTACAAGACAGTATTGAACGGCTCGCTACGCCAGGTGAAAAGGGTGAACCCGACCAAATCCGTGGGGGTGAAGCTGTTCCTTATCTTCTTATCTTCTATCGTGGTGGTGGTCCTGTTCTTAGGACTTCTGTCTTACAACAAAGCGAAGAATACAATTAAAGAGAATGTGTCTGAAGCCAACCGGCAGACGATTATTCAGACCTCGGAGAAGCTGGATATTACCTTGAAGCAGTATGAGAGTCTCGCGCTTCAGTTATATTTTGATACACAGATGCAGGCGAATCTGACAGAGCTGTCCTCAGCGAAGAGCAGCTATGACAAGTTCGTGGCTACGGATGCAATCAGCAAGAAGCTGTCCAGCCAGACTACAACAGATGCTAATATCGTCGCCATATCACTCATTCCGGAGGACCCTGAGATGGGGATCGTCTCCAGCGGAAGCACCGGTCTTGCAGGTGATGATGTGAGAGCAAAGGAATGGTACAAGACCGTGGTCAAGAATTCAAGCTCTTATGAGCCTTATTATACGTCAGAAGCCAAATCCGCCCAGAACTACTGGTTCCCTACAGCCGTTGAAGGCAGCGGCGGCAAGAACCTGGCCATGGTCAGAACGCTTAAGAATCTGGGCTCCAATGCCTCTTATGTAGTCATGCTGGAGCTTAAGAGCACCCTCCTGGAAGAAGCCTTCAAGAGTGTGCAGCTTGGGGATGGCTCGCGGATTCAACTGGTTGCTCCGGATGGAATCGTAGTGGCATCCTCGCAGCCTGAAGAGGACGGCAAAGCCACCGTACTGAATTTCATCAAGGACAGCAAGGTGAACAATGACAGCACGGAAGCGAAGGATGAGAACGGCAAGAATATCCTTGCTGTGTACAACCCGATGCAGAAGGCAGACTGGAAGCTTGCCGGTGTAGTTCCTACCGGACAACTGGTTGAAGCTGCCACGCCGATTCTGGTTACCACCTTCCTTGCTGCCGGAGCAGCAGCCCTGCTTGCCATGGTGGTCGGCTTCTGGATGGTTCAGATGATCGCCAAGCCGCTGGCACGCTTGAAGGACCTGATGCTGGAGGGAGCCGAAGGTAACCTGAGTGTCCGTACCCAGTATGTCTCGAAGGATGAGATCGGCCAGCTGTCGGCTTCCTTTAATATGATGATGGGTAAGATTACTGAGCTGGTAGCCCAGACTACAGATACAGCCCGCGAAGTCCTTGAGACTGCGGGTGAGCTGGGGGATGCCTCGCGCAAGACGGCGATCTCCGCCAAGGAGATCGCTGCGGCCACGGAAGAGATTGCCGGCGGTGCCGGAAGTCTGGCCCAGGAAGCCGAGCGCGGCAATGAGCTGACAGACCTGATTGCTACGCAGATGCAGAGTGTCATTGCAGCTAACTCTGAGATGGATCAGGCAGCGCGTGGAGTTGGGGAAGCCAGCGGACAGGGTGCTGTACAGCTGGAGGCGCTGCTGGATCAGACCGGACGTACAGGTGAAATGACCTCTGCCCTGGTGGATAGAGTCAATAACCTCAAGGAAACGGTATATTCCGTAATCAAGGTGCTGGATGTGATGAAGAATATTACCCAGCAGACGAACATTTTGTCTCTGAATGCAACGATTGAAGCAGCGAGAGCAGGCGAAGCCGGACGTGGCTTCATGGTAGTCGCAGGGGAGGTCCGGCAGCTTGCCGATCAATCCAAACAATCCATTGCTCTGGTCGCCGGAATTACAGATAAGATCGTAGCTGAGATGGATGAGACGGTTGCTGTCCTGTCTGAAGTGGCTCCGCTGTTCAAGGAGCAGATGGTATCCGTGAAGAGTACCAGTGAGATCTTCGTGTCCGTTAAGGGTCAAATGGAGGACTTCATTACGAGTCTGGAGTCTGTAACAGGGGCCATCGACAGTCTGAACCATTCACAGGGCGTGCTATCCGATGCTATGGGGAATGTGAGTGCGGTAGCGCAGCAATCCTCGGCAACCTCGGAAGAGGTTGCCTCCCTCAGCAGTGAGCAGCAGAATGTCAGTGACCATCTCGTAGCCTTGTCGAACAAGCTGCAAGGGGCTTCTACACAACTGGAGAGCAAATTGTCGCTGTTTACGATCAAATAA
- a CDS encoding peptidase U32 family protein: MGTMTKPQFKGKRYRLDRPELLAPAGNLEKLKFAVHYGADAVYIGGQKYGLRSGADNFTFEEMREGVEFAKKYGAKVFVATNIYAHNEDVAGIEEYLRNLYEAGIAAIIVADPVIVDTALRLVPGLEVHLSTQQSTLNWQAVSYWKEEGLPRVVLGRETSLEEIAEIKQHVDIEIESFIHGAMCSSYSGRCVLSNHFTDRDSNRGGCCQSCRWKYDLFEDARPEGNWVSEEEQAEAPQALQPGITQLPLHQPEDNPFTMGSKDLCMLESIPDLIEAGIDSFKIEGRMKSIHYVATVVNAYRKAIDAYMADPEGYVLKPEWLEELQKAANRPLNTGFFYDTPDHEDHIYEPEEKAAPYDFAGLVLEYDAESGMALVQQRNNFKPGQEVEFFGPDDTFFKQTVGELWDEAGNPLDVARHPLQRVRMKVDQPVAYFDMMRKRK; encoded by the coding sequence ATGGGAACCATGACCAAGCCCCAGTTCAAGGGCAAGCGTTACCGTCTGGACAGACCGGAGCTCCTGGCTCCGGCAGGAAACTTAGAGAAATTAAAATTCGCCGTGCATTATGGCGCGGATGCAGTCTATATCGGAGGACAAAAGTACGGCCTGCGCTCAGGTGCGGATAACTTTACCTTCGAGGAAATGCGCGAGGGTGTTGAATTTGCCAAGAAATATGGTGCCAAAGTATTCGTAGCCACCAATATCTATGCTCACAATGAAGATGTCGCGGGGATTGAAGAATACCTGCGTAATTTATATGAGGCCGGAATTGCAGCGATTATCGTAGCCGATCCGGTGATTGTCGATACTGCCCTGCGCCTGGTGCCGGGTCTTGAGGTGCACCTAAGCACTCAGCAGTCCACGCTCAACTGGCAGGCAGTGTCTTATTGGAAGGAGGAAGGTCTGCCGCGCGTAGTATTGGGCCGGGAGACTAGCCTGGAGGAGATCGCCGAGATCAAGCAGCATGTGGATATTGAGATCGAGAGCTTCATCCATGGTGCGATGTGCTCCTCGTACTCCGGACGTTGTGTGTTATCCAACCACTTCACCGACCGTGACTCCAACCGCGGAGGCTGCTGCCAATCCTGCCGCTGGAAGTATGATCTGTTCGAAGATGCCCGTCCCGAAGGGAACTGGGTATCCGAAGAGGAGCAAGCTGAGGCACCTCAGGCCTTACAGCCCGGAATCACCCAGCTGCCGCTGCATCAGCCCGAGGATAACCCGTTCACAATGGGATCGAAAGACCTGTGTATGCTGGAGAGTATTCCCGACCTGATCGAAGCCGGAATTGACAGCTTCAAGATCGAGGGCCGGATGAAATCGATTCACTATGTGGCAACCGTAGTGAATGCCTACCGTAAAGCCATTGATGCTTACATGGCTGACCCGGAAGGGTATGTGCTGAAGCCTGAATGGCTGGAGGAGCTGCAGAAGGCGGCTAACCGTCCGCTGAATACGGGCTTCTTCTACGACACACCGGACCATGAGGACCACATCTATGAACCGGAAGAGAAGGCGGCTCCGTATGATTTCGCGGGACTGGTGCTGGAGTATGATGCAGAGAGCGGAATGGCGCTCGTTCAGCAGCGCAATAACTTCAAGCCGGGACAGGAAGTGGAGTTCTTCGGCCCGGATGACACCTTCTTCAAGCAGACCGTTGGAGAGCTGTGGGACGAGGCCGGCAATCCGCTGGATGTGGCCCGTCACCCGCTTCAGCGTGTGCGGATGAAGGTAGATCAGCCTGTTGCTTATTTCGATATGATGCGCAAGCGAAAATAA
- a CDS encoding peptidase U32 family protein, with the protein MNNTPELLATAASLEEAAALLDAGASALLVGDDRFGMRLAGHFTLEDTAAVVQLAHARGGKVYVSINGLIPNTMLEELPAYVKAIGGLGVDGVEFGDPAVLAAVKAEAPGMKLHWNAEMTSTNYATANYWGRKGATRVVLARELNMDEMTEMVPNLEVEAQVQVHGMTNIYHSKRKLVASYMSHQGRPSDGGSLGKERGLFLIEAERPNEKFPIYEDENGTHIMSSDDICILEDLHFLLKAGVQSLKIEGLLKPVAYNVAVVKAYRHAMDVYAADPAEYAFEESWLEEVRALQDPERELSFGFFYKEQVY; encoded by the coding sequence ATGAATAACACACCGGAGCTGCTGGCGACAGCGGCTTCTCTGGAAGAAGCGGCAGCGCTGCTGGATGCAGGAGCGAGTGCGCTGCTGGTCGGCGATGACCGCTTTGGTATGCGTCTTGCCGGACATTTTACACTTGAAGATACCGCCGCAGTAGTTCAGCTGGCACATGCCCGGGGCGGTAAGGTATATGTTAGCATTAATGGATTGATTCCCAATACGATGCTGGAGGAGCTTCCGGCTTATGTGAAGGCGATCGGCGGGCTGGGTGTGGATGGGGTAGAGTTCGGTGATCCCGCCGTACTGGCGGCCGTCAAAGCCGAAGCGCCGGGAATGAAGCTGCACTGGAATGCGGAAATGACCTCGACCAACTATGCTACAGCGAATTACTGGGGCCGCAAGGGAGCCACGCGGGTCGTTCTGGCCCGTGAGCTCAATATGGATGAGATGACCGAAATGGTTCCTAACCTTGAGGTGGAAGCCCAGGTCCAGGTGCATGGCATGACGAATATCTATCATTCCAAGCGCAAGCTGGTTGCAAGCTATATGTCCCACCAGGGCCGTCCAAGCGATGGCGGAAGCCTGGGTAAGGAGCGCGGGCTGTTCCTGATTGAAGCGGAGCGACCGAATGAGAAGTTCCCGATCTATGAAGACGAGAACGGCACGCATATTATGAGCTCGGATGATATTTGCATTCTGGAGGATCTTCATTTCTTGTTAAAAGCTGGCGTACAAAGCCTGAAGATCGAGGGACTGCTGAAGCCGGTGGCTTATAATGTGGCTGTCGTTAAAGCTTACCGTCATGCTATGGACGTCTACGCCGCTGATCCCGCTGAATATGCATTCGAGGAATCTTGGCTGGAGGAGGTCCGGGCTTTGCAGGACCCTGAGCGTGAACTGTCGTTCGGCTTCTTCTACAAAGAGCAGGTATATTAA